A region from the Nitrososphaera sp. genome encodes:
- a CDS encoding sensor histidine kinase — protein sequence MHIAKFVAGFGIIAILGISFVAYFVLQSNYEQELRSTMFEQYKQTQVQYARSVSQNTGSDLDSLMHRLQTLSAYPTIQYGDFTGAKADQLLQATYNQTLQSTNVDGLFLVDRNDKIVNYVSNSTHKPNLVGYDLSHAGAYREYLANSRKPIFSNAYILPEDGRLRVALFYPIYNQDTGEYLGATRMPLVLHDFLSKYGNLDDINSQYIVVLDKNATFLSTPLKSNIGANYFSKQNQAIIANPLDVEHFRTVLSGKEHTALFAIKNYGERLNTGEPVILDGKQQYSVFVVTPTAAIYSQIDTVIAQQRTVFYVLQAGIAAGIGIAVFFLLRWNSALERAVKKRTADLQDANKDLEDANQKLRQQDQMQREFINIAAHELRTPIQPIIVTTELLGISPEVKESEAEQVVEVTKGDLSIIARNAKRLERLSSDILDVTRIESSSFRLQKQEFDLSMLVKQVVEDSRRQATEGVEIRLANDQHISVFADKQRITQVLSNLLNNAIRFTKPQGTIYVAVQPIQGKDENNQVKVTVTDTGSGIDRAILPRLFTKFSSTVKADSGTGLGLYICKSIIDAHGGIIWGENNPDNKGAAFGFIIPTKPISENQSHADVLARAVEKHESLQSDSVYSLARKAFGNAD from the coding sequence TTGCACATTGCCAAATTTGTCGCAGGCTTTGGCATTATTGCTATTCTTGGGATCTCGTTTGTAGCTTACTTTGTCCTTCAATCAAACTATGAACAGGAGCTACGCTCGACAATGTTTGAGCAGTACAAACAGACACAGGTACAGTACGCAAGGTCTGTATCTCAGAACACTGGCTCAGACCTTGATTCGCTAATGCATAGGCTGCAGACGCTGTCTGCATATCCAACTATTCAATACGGTGACTTTACAGGTGCCAAGGCAGATCAGCTCTTGCAAGCGACGTACAACCAAACGCTTCAAAGCACCAATGTTGATGGCCTATTTTTGGTTGACCGGAATGACAAGATTGTGAACTATGTAAGCAATTCGACACATAAGCCCAACCTTGTCGGATATGACCTTTCGCATGCTGGTGCATATCGTGAGTATCTGGCGAACAGTCGCAAGCCGATCTTTTCTAATGCATACATCTTGCCTGAAGACGGCAGACTAAGAGTTGCTCTTTTTTACCCCATATACAATCAAGACACTGGCGAATATCTGGGAGCGACAAGGATGCCACTAGTGCTTCACGATTTTCTAAGCAAGTACGGCAATCTAGATGACATCAATTCGCAGTATATAGTCGTGCTTGACAAGAATGCAACCTTTCTTTCCACTCCTCTCAAATCAAACATTGGAGCCAACTACTTTAGCAAGCAAAATCAAGCAATCATAGCCAACCCATTAGACGTTGAACACTTTAGAACAGTATTGTCAGGCAAGGAGCACACGGCATTATTTGCAATCAAGAACTATGGAGAGAGGCTAAACACTGGTGAGCCTGTTATCCTGGATGGAAAGCAGCAATATTCAGTATTTGTCGTCACTCCAACTGCGGCCATCTACTCACAGATAGACACTGTCATTGCACAGCAGAGAACAGTATTTTATGTACTGCAGGCAGGAATTGCAGCTGGCATCGGTATAGCAGTATTCTTTCTGCTTCGATGGAACAGTGCGCTAGAGAGAGCAGTAAAGAAAAGGACAGCTGATTTGCAGGATGCTAACAAGGACTTGGAAGACGCCAACCAGAAATTAAGGCAGCAAGACCAGATGCAGCGCGAGTTTATCAATATAGCAGCTCACGAGCTTCGAACGCCAATACAGCCAATCATTGTTACAACAGAATTACTCGGTATTTCGCCAGAAGTAAAAGAAAGTGAAGCAGAGCAGGTGGTTGAGGTGACCAAGGGAGACTTGAGCATAATAGCTCGAAACGCAAAGCGCCTTGAAAGGCTGTCTTCAGATATTCTCGATGTAACCAGAATTGAAAGCAGTTCCTTTAGATTGCAAAAGCAAGAGTTTGACCTAAGCATGTTGGTCAAGCAAGTAGTGGAAGATTCAAGGCGTCAGGCTACTGAAGGGGTTGAAATAAGATTAGCAAATGATCAGCATATCAGCGTCTTTGCAGACAAACAAAGAATTACACAAGTACTATCAAACTTGCTAAACAATGCCATCCGGTTTACAAAGCCCCAAGGAACGATATATGTCGCAGTCCAGCCTATTCAAGGTAAAGATGAGAATAATCAGGTCAAGGTTACAGTTACAGATACCGGCTCTGGGATTGACAGAGCAATACTGCCAAGACTGTTTACCAAGTTCTCAAGCACTGTGAAGGCAGATTCTGGAACAGGCCTTGGACTGTATATTTGCAAGTCAATTATTGATGCTCATGGCGGTATTATTTGGGGTGAGAACAATCCGGACAACAAAGGCGCTGCCTTTGGCTTTATCATTCCAACCAAGCCAATTTCAGAGAATCAGAGTCATGCAGACGTACTTGCACGAGCTGTGGAGAAGCATGAAAGCCTTCAGTCAGATTCTGTTTACAGTTTGGCAAGAAAAGCATTTGGTAATGCGGATTAG
- a CDS encoding Lrp/AsnC ligand binding domain-containing protein, producing MVSVPMISGLVLANCWLDKSESALKAIWRINGVSEVYRTAGIYDLIVRVEAENLYKLREIVRRIKGTSGILSTFTNIVYNAQAGMGPIISTDAA from the coding sequence ATGGTTAGTGTACCCATGATATCAGGCCTTGTTCTTGCAAATTGCTGGTTAGACAAAAGTGAATCAGCACTAAAGGCCATATGGCGCATTAATGGGGTGTCAGAAGTCTATCGAACCGCTGGCATTTACGACTTGATTGTCAGAGTCGAAGCGGAGAATTTGTACAAATTGCGTGAAATCGTAAGAAGGATAAAAGGCACTTCAGGAATCTTGTCTACCTTTACAAACATTGTCTATAACGCCCAGGCTGGAATGGGGCCAATAATCAGCACAGATGCTGCGTGA
- a CDS encoding polysaccharide deacetylase family protein, giving the protein MNANPPESGNATQSKNETQAALENDTSGFSIENVNAVEPADGNATDKILANESQSVHQGTCRCIVIRIDDFQDYWLDKVQVGLVQLLENKSQPFSAGLIMADFGSDPLITNKLGEAHKKDLAEFDIHGWHHVDYSKVPENQQVQDFAMARDKLRQLYNTTPAVSLMPYNGLNNDTLQALYEDGYKVISSGLDKDHVIMWPLGVDKYGIKHIPETIEFSYIDSHGFWQARANSVIVNGLLNYGSTQKRGFSVLTLHPQDFANQDAVSRQLENSINMTKLDQLGSLIDNLTAQGIRFVPMEYVAGREP; this is encoded by the coding sequence GTGAACGCAAACCCGCCTGAAAGCGGCAATGCAACCCAGAGTAAAAATGAGACTCAGGCGGCCCTCGAAAACGATACCAGCGGCTTTTCCATTGAGAACGTCAACGCGGTCGAGCCTGCAGATGGAAATGCGACAGACAAGATCCTGGCAAATGAAAGTCAGAGCGTTCATCAGGGGACCTGCAGATGTATAGTGATAAGGATTGACGACTTTCAGGACTACTGGCTGGACAAGGTGCAGGTGGGCCTAGTGCAACTCTTGGAGAACAAGAGCCAGCCATTTTCTGCAGGGCTTATTATGGCTGACTTTGGAAGCGATCCGCTAATCACCAACAAACTGGGAGAAGCGCACAAGAAGGACCTGGCCGAATTCGATATCCATGGATGGCATCATGTTGACTATTCGAAGGTGCCTGAAAACCAGCAGGTTCAGGATTTTGCAATGGCAAGGGACAAGCTGCGCCAGCTGTACAACACCACACCTGCTGTTTCCCTGATGCCGTACAATGGATTGAACAATGACACGCTACAGGCTCTGTATGAAGACGGATACAAGGTCATAAGTTCCGGACTGGACAAGGATCATGTCATCATGTGGCCCCTCGGGGTGGACAAGTACGGAATAAAACACATACCTGAAACCATAGAATTTTCATATATCGACTCGCATGGATTCTGGCAGGCAAGAGCCAATTCCGTGATTGTTAACGGCCTTTTGAATTACGGGAGCACGCAAAAGAGAGGATTTTCAGTACTAACGCTACATCCACAGGATTTTGCAAACCAGGACGCCGTATCAAGGCAGCTTGAAAATTCCATAAATATGACAAAGCTTGATCAATTAGGTTCGCTAATCGATAACCTGACTGCCCAGGGAATCAGATTCGTGCCGATGGAGTACGTAGCTGGGCGGGAACCATAA
- a CDS encoding DUF2334 domain-containing protein, with product MKQEPLPGARIGVVTIHDACPAFSDKIFALAYMLEQLGIKFNIALIPFFNEEQDLPRYPEFVDKIKSFKNCQLVMHGLYHEMRNGRFDNFHAARKASAEVRIRAAIEIFGEIGISTNVFIPPAWKLNQSAISVLEKLKFRLAEEQEEYLLLYPSKECKEIKLAKVLNWDSTGFPEKNVVNMGRDERAFKRDIEQNQKIIRVALHPRDPPDAPKDQKKIISTLLEHDYEIPTYAELVPQLEELAAL from the coding sequence TTGAAACAAGAGCCTTTGCCAGGTGCTCGAATAGGAGTCGTCACCATCCACGATGCCTGCCCGGCGTTTTCTGACAAGATATTTGCATTGGCCTACATGCTGGAGCAGCTGGGCATAAAATTCAACATTGCACTGATTCCATTTTTTAACGAAGAGCAGGACCTTCCCAGGTACCCGGAATTTGTGGACAAGATAAAGTCTTTCAAGAACTGCCAGCTTGTCATGCATGGCCTGTACCATGAAATGAGAAACGGCCGGTTTGACAACTTTCATGCCGCAAGAAAGGCAAGTGCTGAAGTGAGAATACGCGCGGCCATCGAGATATTTGGCGAGATAGGAATCAGCACCAACGTGTTCATACCGCCAGCATGGAAGCTGAATCAAAGCGCCATCAGTGTGCTGGAAAAATTGAAATTCCGGCTGGCCGAGGAGCAGGAGGAATACCTGCTGCTGTACCCGTCAAAAGAGTGCAAGGAAATAAAGCTTGCAAAGGTTCTGAACTGGGACTCGACCGGCTTTCCTGAAAAAAACGTTGTGAACATGGGCAGAGACGAGCGCGCATTCAAGCGCGACATTGAACAGAATCAAAAGATAATCAGGGTCGCCTTGCACCCAAGAGACCCTCCCGATGCGCCTAAAGACCAGAAGAAGATAATCTCGACACTCCTCGAACATGACTATGAAATTCCAACGTACGCAGAACTTGTACCCCAGCTGGAAGAGTTGGCCGCTCTTTGA
- a CDS encoding PQQ-binding-like beta-propeller repeat protein, whose translation MIAGFAIAAVALSLYFAAESGAQHASTISQTPVSNISLNSSLAAANSYFDWPMYHRDPAHTGFIPINVTTVRQGWTSERLDGAIYAEPLVMGKSVFVATENNSVYSLDAGSGAVNWKANMGQPVAADTLPCGNIDPSGITGTPVIDNSTRTLYAVAHLAGSRSHELFGVNIDTGKVVMKRNVDPEGMNPVVQQERGALTMHNGTVYVPFGGLLGDCGNYLGWVMGARADSPGASLVTYMVPANREAGFWATPGPSVDPAGYLYVASGNGDSVTKYDHGNSIIKLSPSLSEASSFAPSDWASLNAADTDIGSISPAIVGHGLLFQSGKAGVGYLVNSSSLGGIGGELFAGKVCAASFGGTAFADPYLMVPCTDGLYMLKVNAASSSFSVAWHSQPFFAGSPIVTGNVVWVIDVNSATLHAYNIKTGIEVWKSSLQSVPHFVTPAASGGRLFSVYDTSRIASFDLS comes from the coding sequence TTCTCAAACTCCAGTTAGCAACATTAGCCTCAACTCTTCACTTGCTGCAGCAAACTCGTATTTTGACTGGCCGATGTACCACAGGGACCCTGCACATACGGGGTTTATTCCAATCAATGTTACAACCGTCAGGCAGGGCTGGACCTCCGAAAGGCTGGATGGCGCGATATATGCGGAGCCCCTTGTCATGGGCAAGAGCGTCTTTGTGGCGACAGAGAACAACTCGGTTTATTCCCTTGATGCAGGCAGCGGAGCCGTGAATTGGAAGGCTAACATGGGCCAGCCGGTGGCCGCAGACACTCTGCCCTGCGGCAACATTGACCCAAGCGGGATTACCGGCACCCCTGTAATCGACAACTCTACGCGCACCCTTTACGCGGTTGCACACCTCGCCGGGTCCCGGAGCCACGAGCTGTTTGGAGTAAACATTGACACCGGCAAGGTTGTGATGAAGCGAAATGTCGACCCGGAGGGCATGAACCCCGTAGTCCAGCAGGAGAGAGGGGCGCTGACGATGCACAACGGCACGGTCTATGTCCCGTTTGGCGGCCTGCTAGGCGACTGCGGGAATTACCTTGGCTGGGTGATGGGCGCAAGGGCTGACAGTCCGGGCGCCAGCCTTGTCACATACATGGTGCCGGCAAACCGGGAAGCGGGATTCTGGGCTACTCCGGGGCCTTCGGTTGACCCGGCAGGCTATCTCTACGTTGCAAGCGGCAACGGCGACTCTGTGACCAAATACGATCATGGAAATTCCATAATCAAGCTCTCCCCGTCTCTTTCAGAGGCAAGCTCGTTTGCCCCTTCCGACTGGGCGTCGCTAAATGCTGCAGACACCGACATCGGCTCTATCAGCCCCGCAATCGTGGGACACGGCCTTCTCTTCCAGTCGGGCAAGGCCGGAGTCGGCTATCTTGTCAACTCGAGTTCTCTTGGCGGGATTGGCGGCGAGCTGTTCGCGGGGAAGGTGTGCGCTGCGTCGTTTGGCGGTACGGCATTCGCGGACCCCTATCTCATGGTGCCGTGCACCGACGGGCTGTACATGTTGAAGGTCAACGCCGCATCAAGCTCGTTTAGCGTCGCGTGGCACTCGCAGCCGTTCTTTGCCGGCTCGCCGATAGTGACTGGCAACGTTGTCTGGGTGATAGACGTGAACTCTGCAACGCTGCACGCATACAACATAAAGACCGGGATCGAGGTATGGAAGTCCAGCTTGCAAAGCGTGCCCCACTTTGTCACGCCTGCTGCCTCCGGCGGAAGGCTGTTTTCGGTGTATGATACCAGCAGGATTGCCTCCTTTGACCTGTCGTAA
- a CDS encoding Lrp/AsnC ligand binding domain-containing protein, which translates to MYSILVISGLVLVNCYLDQDYLAETAIRQIQGVLEVHRTHGVYDLVVKVQAADEQQLQKVVKEIRSAHYVQSVLTNVIYRQDADTQAA; encoded by the coding sequence TTGTATAGTATACTCGTGATTTCCGGCCTCGTCCTTGTAAATTGCTACCTAGATCAAGATTATCTTGCTGAAACGGCAATAAGGCAAATCCAGGGTGTGCTCGAAGTTCACAGGACGCATGGAGTCTATGACCTTGTTGTCAAGGTTCAGGCTGCAGACGAACAGCAGCTGCAGAAAGTGGTAAAGGAAATCAGGTCAGCTCACTACGTCCAGTCAGTCTTGACCAATGTCATTTACAGGCAAGATGCAGACACGCAAGCAGCCTAA
- a CDS encoding PAS domain-containing sensor histidine kinase, protein MAVADTPPPSNTPRGIRAFFGSRREEIIEKQYEELKELESKYRALYENAPVLLRTINRDGVILDCNNTYVERLGYSSKSEVIGHTIFDHTPEEYMTEKRKGFEEWRKNGNINSHETWLKRKDGSSFPALLSANDLHDARGNFIGSNTVITDLTEICEARRLKEKATEELKTALEMKEQFLNIAAHELRTPIQPILGYTELLEKGIINAEKMVEGIRESAIRLRELANDLLDVAAIQSGQFRYNLQHVKASSILNNLVIHAEMTIESYGKTKDVIVVSGAPASDGMQSSLQTDTELKIDEKRLMQALQNIVNNAIKFTDKGQIGITSSLIPNKGLYQIDITDTGCGIPPEIFPKLFEKFASKTDEHTRGKGTGLGLFIANEIVQAHGGHIVGSNRVDGTQGAIFQVRLPVAS, encoded by the coding sequence TTGGCTGTTGCCGACACGCCGCCTCCATCAAATACACCTCGAGGAATTAGAGCTTTTTTCGGCTCACGTAGAGAGGAGATCATCGAGAAACAATATGAGGAGCTGAAGGAGCTAGAATCAAAATACAGAGCGTTATATGAAAATGCGCCAGTACTGCTACGAACTATAAACAGAGACGGAGTAATACTCGATTGCAACAATACGTATGTCGAAAGGCTGGGTTACAGTAGCAAGTCAGAAGTAATCGGCCACACTATTTTTGATCACACTCCTGAGGAATACATGACGGAGAAGCGGAAAGGCTTTGAGGAATGGAGGAAGAATGGCAACATAAATAGCCATGAAACATGGCTGAAAAGAAAAGACGGGAGCAGCTTTCCTGCCCTCCTAAGCGCTAATGATCTCCATGACGCAAGAGGAAATTTTATCGGAAGCAATACCGTCATTACAGACCTCACGGAAATATGCGAAGCAAGGCGGCTCAAGGAAAAGGCAACCGAAGAATTAAAGACGGCGTTAGAGATGAAGGAGCAATTTCTCAACATTGCAGCCCATGAACTGAGAACACCGATTCAACCCATCTTGGGCTACACTGAGCTATTGGAAAAAGGCATCATTAACGCCGAGAAAATGGTAGAGGGAATACGCGAGTCTGCAATCCGGTTAAGAGAGCTTGCCAATGATTTACTAGATGTAGCCGCAATCCAGAGTGGCCAGTTTAGATACAATTTACAGCACGTCAAAGCCAGCTCGATACTAAACAATCTTGTCATACATGCAGAAATGACCATCGAGAGTTATGGGAAGACCAAGGACGTTATCGTCGTTTCAGGCGCACCAGCTAGCGATGGGATGCAGAGCTCCCTCCAAACAGATACAGAACTGAAGATCGATGAAAAACGGTTAATGCAAGCACTGCAAAATATTGTCAACAACGCAATCAAGTTCACCGATAAGGGCCAAATTGGAATAACGTCATCGCTCATTCCAAATAAGGGCCTTTACCAGATAGACATTACCGACACTGGCTGCGGCATACCTCCAGAAATCTTTCCAAAACTGTTTGAAAAATTCGCCTCAAAAACTGATGAGCATACTCGCGGCAAGGGCACGGGCTTGGGTCTGTTCATTGCGAACGAAATAGTACAGGCTCATGGAGGTCATATTGTAGGATCTAATCGTGTAGATGGCACACAGGGCGCGATATTTCAGGTAAGACTGCCCGTTGCGTCGTAA
- a CDS encoding DUF72 domain-containing protein, translating into MEYRIGCSGWSYPAWAGHFYPASLESKDYLKYYSGVFDTVEIDSSYYRIPNAFMTQKWAKATPDNFRFTAKFPKTITHERRLAEPEKDLDYLYASFRPLRDKMAAFLIQLPPSLSKKEAFKKLELLAGQLDRGYRYAVEFRHDSWFEQDTYDLLASNNICMAWSVLDSIKIPPKVTTDFIYLRFIGDRSIDEKDFGMIQRDRAKEMKSWAAKVKKTKEAPLAIVVQNNHYAGFGPGSANMFRRMVGLPEATFEEMKQARLV; encoded by the coding sequence GTGGAATACCGCATAGGGTGCTCCGGCTGGAGCTATCCTGCATGGGCCGGCCACTTTTACCCTGCAAGCCTTGAGAGCAAGGACTATCTGAAGTATTATTCGGGCGTCTTTGATACGGTCGAGATTGACTCGTCGTACTATAGGATACCAAATGCGTTCATGACCCAAAAGTGGGCCAAGGCAACACCCGATAATTTTCGCTTCACCGCCAAATTCCCAAAGACCATAACCCATGAAAGGCGGCTGGCAGAGCCGGAAAAAGACCTTGACTACCTTTATGCTTCATTTCGGCCGCTGCGAGACAAGATGGCAGCCTTTCTGATACAGCTGCCGCCTTCACTTTCAAAGAAGGAGGCATTCAAGAAACTTGAACTTCTCGCAGGTCAGCTGGACAGAGGCTACCGGTATGCGGTGGAATTCCGGCACGACTCATGGTTTGAGCAGGACACGTATGACCTGCTCGCATCAAACAACATCTGCATGGCCTGGAGCGTGCTTGATTCGATAAAGATTCCCCCAAAGGTCACGACTGATTTTATCTACCTCCGGTTCATAGGCGACAGGTCGATAGACGAAAAGGACTTTGGGATGATTCAGCGCGACCGGGCAAAGGAAATGAAGTCCTGGGCTGCAAAGGTCAAAAAGACAAAGGAGGCACCGCTGGCAATTGTAGTGCAGAACAACCACTATGCAGGCTTTGGCCCCGGCTCGGCAAACATGTTCAGAAGGATGGTCGGACTGCCAGAAGCAACGTTTGAGGAAATGAAGCAGGCTAGGCTGGTCTAG